Proteins from a single region of Desulfobacter postgatei 2ac9:
- the nadE gene encoding NAD(+) synthase has protein sequence MNAEKVAAHIINWLKDYVDASGLKGFTIGVSGGIDSAVTSTLCARTGYPVIVLNMPIHQASDQLSRAGEHIAWLSKTYDNVTGHDVNLTPVFEQIKTTLPSAIQDGLTMANTRARLRMITLYAFASHHRMLVTGTGNKVEDFGVGFYTKYGDGGVDISPIGDLMKTEVYALGRYLGVSRDILSARPTDGLWEDNRTDESQIGASYDELEWAMTYDAGDKSRDITDHQKNVLEVYRKFNRANRHKMEPIPVCSIPGELKL, from the coding sequence ATGAATGCAGAAAAAGTGGCTGCCCACATCATCAACTGGCTGAAAGACTATGTCGACGCATCCGGATTAAAAGGATTCACCATCGGCGTATCCGGCGGGATTGATTCGGCTGTTACATCAACGTTATGTGCAAGGACCGGTTACCCCGTAATCGTCTTGAACATGCCCATCCACCAGGCATCGGATCAGCTCTCCCGGGCCGGCGAACACATTGCCTGGCTCTCCAAAACCTATGACAATGTCACAGGCCATGATGTTAATCTGACCCCGGTGTTTGAACAGATAAAAACAACCTTGCCGTCAGCCATTCAGGATGGTCTGACCATGGCCAACACCCGGGCCAGACTTCGCATGATCACCCTGTACGCCTTTGCCTCCCATCACCGAATGCTCGTGACCGGTACCGGAAACAAGGTGGAGGATTTCGGTGTTGGATTTTACACCAAATACGGAGACGGCGGCGTGGATATATCCCCCATTGGAGACCTGATGAAAACCGAGGTGTATGCTTTAGGCCGTTATCTTGGTGTAAGCCGGGATATACTGTCAGCCCGGCCAACCGACGGGCTTTGGGAAGACAACCGTACGGACGAAAGCCAGATCGGTGCCTCCTATGATGAACTGGAATGGGCCATGACCTATGACGCCGGCGACAAAAGCCGGGATATAACAGATCATCAGAAAAATGTTCTGGAAGTGTACCGGAAATTCAACCGGGCCAACCGGCATAAAATGGAACCTATCCCGGTGTGTAGCATACCCGGAGAGCTCAAATTATGA
- a CDS encoding TrmH family RNA methyltransferase, with protein MGSYKARMMIKDAKEEARRRFRRHRNKNRLATPGIHKCILVLDGLKPTFNIGKIFRSSEAFGCHEVHLIGTEFFDPAPARGAFKYVPAKFHSRFISCYAELLERGYTPFILEPGQGDPVMDVALPEKSAFVFGHEEFGLSFEPDLFPEVKRLTIPQYGRSQSLNVSVAASIILYEYTRQSACRDLETQARHPCKEKI; from the coding sequence ATGGGCTCATATAAGGCAAGAATGATGATCAAGGATGCAAAAGAAGAGGCAAGACGCCGGTTCCGTCGCCACCGGAATAAAAACCGCCTGGCCACGCCGGGCATTCACAAATGCATCCTTGTTCTGGACGGCCTGAAACCCACCTTTAACATCGGCAAAATATTCAGAAGTTCAGAAGCTTTTGGCTGCCATGAGGTTCATCTTATCGGCACCGAATTCTTTGACCCCGCACCTGCCAGGGGCGCATTCAAATATGTGCCGGCAAAATTCCACAGCCGGTTCATCTCGTGTTACGCCGAACTTCTTGAAAGGGGATACACCCCATTTATACTTGAACCGGGTCAGGGAGATCCGGTAATGGATGTGGCCCTGCCTGAAAAAAGCGCTTTTGTCTTTGGTCATGAGGAATTCGGCCTCAGCTTTGAACCGGACCTGTTCCCGGAAGTAAAACGGCTGACCATTCCGCAGTACGGGCGCTCCCAGAGCCTGAATGTCAGCGTGGCCGCCTCCATCATCCTGTATGAATACACCCGGCAGTCTGCCTGCCGGGATTTGGAAACCCAAGCGCGCCATCCATGCAAGGAAAAAATATGA